In the genome of Vicia villosa cultivar HV-30 ecotype Madison, WI linkage group LG7, Vvil1.0, whole genome shotgun sequence, one region contains:
- the LOC131618155 gene encoding ER lumen protein-retaining receptor-like, which yields MGSKRDSPVNVLSQWLRKRSMKVKIFLGTLLAFCALVVLKFTIKDSDFFFKASETIHIVGLIVLIYKLFAHKTCSGLSLKSQELTALFLTTRLGCSIYMESNIHTVLDLIFLLSTLLVIWLIRYRLKSSYMKEFDNMWLSFLVVPSTILAILIHPNTKHIWIARVLWAFTVYLETISILPQLRYMQKAKMIETFTGYYIFALGVSRFFALAYWIIHTYDTRGKYLYLIGHGYIWMLAALISEMIQSFILADFCYYYTKSFMQGQLLRKMPV from the exons ATGGGATCAAAGAGAGATTCTCCTGTGAATGTTTTGTCTCAATGGTTGAGGAAGAGATCAATGAAAGTGAAGATCTTTTTAGGGACATTGCTTGCTTTTTGTGCTTTGGTGGTTTTGAAGTTTACTATCAAAGATTCAGATTTTTTCTTCAAAGCTTCTGAAACTATTCATATTGTTGGCCTTATTGTTCTCATTTACAAGCTCTTTGCTCACAAGACTTGCTCTG GTTTATCCCTCAAGAGTCAAGAGCTCACAGCATTATTCCTAACAACAAGATTAGGTTGCAGTATCTATATGGAGTCAAACATTCACACTGTGCTGGATCTGATATTTCTTTTATCAACTTTACTTGTTATCTGGTTGATAAGATACAGGCTGAAGTCATCTTATATGAAGGAGTTTGACAACATGTGGTTATCCTTTCTG GTGGTGCCTTCTACAATTTTGGCGATATTAATTCATCCAAATACAAAGCATATCTGGATAGCTCGAGTCCTTTGGGCGTTCACCGTGTATTTGGAAACTATTTCAATTCTTCCTCAACTTCGTTATATGCAGAAAGCAAAG ATGATTGAAACATTCACGGGATATTATATATTTGCACTTGGTGTCTCAAGATTCTTTGCACTAGCGTATTGGATTATTCAT ACCTATGATACTCGAGGGAAATATCTATATTTGATCGGCCATGGCTATATCTGGATGTTGGCAGCTCTTATATCAGAGATGATTCAGTCTTTCATCTTGGCAGACTTTTGCTACTATTATACGAAGAG cTTCATGCAAGGGCAGCTTTTGAGGAAAATGCCAGTTTAA
- the LOC131616357 gene encoding uncharacterized protein LOC131616357, with product MGSKRDFAVNAVSQWLKKKSMKVKISLGILLAFCALVALNFTIRDPRYFFRASATIHIVGLITLIYKLFTHKTCSGLSLKSQELTAVFLTTKVGCSAYLHANLHTVLDIILLLLTLLVIWLIRFKLKSSYIKEIDNMWLSFLVVPSIILGTVIHPYTTHTWIVGVLWAFSTYLESISILPQLRYMQNAKMVETFTGYYVFALGVSRFFSMAFWIIHTYETRGEYLFFWGHGYFWMLAVFISEIIQSFILADFCYYYIKSFMKGKLLKKMPV from the exons ATGGGATCAAAGAGGGACTTTGCAGTGAATGCTGTGTCTCAATGGTTGAAGAAGAAATCAATGAAAGTGAAGATCTCTTTAGGGATATTGCTTGCTTTTTGTGCTTTGGTGGCTCTAAATTTTACTATTAGAGATCCAAGATATTTCTTTAGAGCCTCTGCAACAATCCATATTGTTGGCCTTATTACTCTCATATACAAACTCTTTACTCACAAAACATGCTCTG gtttatcaCTTAAGAGTCAAGAGCTTACAGCTGTATTTCTAACAACAAAAGTTGGTTGTAGTGCCTACTTACATGCTAACTTACACACTGTGTTGGACATTATACTTCTCTTGTTAACATTGTTGGTTATTTGGTTGATACGATTCAAGCTCAAGTCTTCCTATATCAAGGAGATTGACAACATGTGGTTATCATTTTTG GTGGTGCCTTCTATAATTTTAGGTACAGTAATACACCCATATACAACTCATACATGGATAGTTGGAGTTCTTTGGGCGTTCTCTACGTATTTGGAATCTATTTCAATACTTCCTCAACTCCGTTATATGCAAAATGCAAAG ATGGTTGAAACATTCACAGGATATTATGTATTTGCACTTGGTGTCTCGAGATTCTTTTCCATGGCTTTTTGGATTATTCAT ACTTATGAGACACGAGGAGAATACTTGTTTTTTTGGGGCCATGGCTATTTCTGGATGCTGGCAGTGTTTATATCAGAAATAATTCAGTCTTTTATCTTAgcagatttttgttattattatataaagAG cTTCATGAAAGGAAAACTTTTGAAGAAGATGCCTGTTTAA